The genomic segment CGGAGAGGCCAAAAAGGCCAATCATGGCCACGACAAAGCTAATGCCCCCGAGCAGTCTGGGCTGCCCGAAAGTAAGGCGCGGCTCGGCAGTAAAAGGATCCATGCCGACCAAGCCAACCAAGATACCGATAGCAGCCACTAAGAGGGCTTTGGCTAAAGAGCCGCGGCTCAAGCTCCCTACCAGCAACATACCCATGAGAGCGAGCAACAGGTAGTCGCGCGGTGCGAAGCTTATGGCCAAGTTGGCGACGAGGGGCGAAGCTACAGCCAAAACAACAATGCCAAAAAAAGTGCCGATAACAGACATGGTAGTCGCCAGCCCCATGGCTTTGCCGGCCTCTCCTAAACGCGCTAGGGGGTAGCCATCTAGCCCCGTGGCTACTGCGGAAGGAGCACCAGGAATATTTAATAGGATGGCAGAACGGCTGCCGCCATAGACTCCACCGACATAGATGCCTACCATTATGGCTAGTGCGGGGAAAACATCCCAAGTATAGGTAAATGATAGTAGCAGTGAAACCGCCATGGTAACAGATAATCCTGGTATCGCTCCGATGTAGATACCAACGAACACGCCAATTGCCACAAAGAAAATGAGCTCAATACTAAGAAAAGGTATTAAGAAGCCCTGAAGACCGAGCACTTCCATCCCTCCTGCCTATGGTAAGACCACCTCAAAGAGAAACGTAAACACAACAACAATGACCAGCACTGTGCCGAGGGAAATAATCGCTTTTTGGCGGAGATTGTTTTTGTCGAGAAAAAACATGGTGCCGAGTAAAAAAAGAAAGGTTGAGATGGCAAAGCCAAGGTGCACCAGTACGAGTCCATAGACAATGACCGCAGATAAAAGCAGTACCACATCACGCGAGAAGAGGTAGCTTATCGCTCCCGCAATATTATCACGGTGTAGTCGTCTCGCCTGTATAGCGAGGGTAATCACTAAGAGTATCGCGCCCACCACCATGAGCTGTGCTAGGGAGCC from the Bacillota bacterium genome contains:
- a CDS encoding tripartite tricarboxylate transporter TctB family protein, producing the protein MNEERARSGEVFFLGGLLLLLLAVLQQAAKLRGVFQGIPAGAGSLAQLMVVGAILLVITLAIQARRLHRDNIAGAISYLFSRDVVLLLSAVIVYGLVLVHLGFAISTFLFLLGTMFFLDKNNLRQKAIISLGTVLVIVVVFTFLFEVVLP